A window from Micromonospora terminaliae encodes these proteins:
- the rimI gene encoding ribosomal protein S18-alanine N-acetyltransferase: MSQVRLGRFRWWHIEEVLPLEADLFGADRWSPAMFWNELANGDHYVAATDDDGTVLGYAGLMVAPPDEAWVQTIGVRRDAQGRGIGRLLLEALLAEAARRGVRSTLLEVAADNARAQRLYAMYGFEPIGVRRGYYQSSNTDALVMQRNED; encoded by the coding sequence ATGAGCCAGGTCCGACTGGGCCGGTTCCGCTGGTGGCACATCGAGGAGGTGCTGCCCCTGGAGGCGGACCTGTTCGGCGCCGACCGGTGGTCCCCGGCGATGTTCTGGAACGAACTGGCCAACGGCGACCACTATGTGGCCGCCACCGACGACGACGGCACCGTGCTCGGCTACGCCGGGCTCATGGTGGCGCCGCCCGACGAGGCGTGGGTGCAGACCATCGGGGTCCGCCGGGACGCGCAGGGCCGAGGGATCGGCCGGCTGCTGCTGGAGGCGTTGCTCGCCGAGGCGGCCCGGCGCGGGGTGCGCAGCACGCTGCTGGAGGTCGCCGCCGACAACGCCCGCGCCCAGCGGCTCTACGCGATGTACGGCTTCGAGCCGATCGGCGTGCGCCGCGGGTACTACCAATCGAGCAACACCGACGCGCTGGTCATGCAGCGCAACGAGGACTGA
- the tsaD gene encoding tRNA (adenosine(37)-N6)-threonylcarbamoyltransferase complex transferase subunit TsaD has product MADEPLILGIETSCDETGVGIVRGHTLLADALASSVEEHARFGGVVPEVASRAHLEAIVPTMDRALREAGVTIADIDAIAVTSGPGLAGALLVGVAAAKGYAVAAEKPVYGVNHLAAHVAVDTLEHGPLPEPAIALLVSGGHSSLLRVDDLAREVTPLGATIDDAAGEAFDKVARLLGLPFPGGPFIDREARAGDPAAIAFPRGLTAPKDLAGHRFDFSFSGLKTAVARWVEARQRAGEPVPVADVAASFQEAVCDVLVGKALDACRTSGIDTLVIGGGVAANSRLRAMAEHRAAKHGVRVRTPRPKLCTDNGAMVAALGSHLVAAGVAPSRLDLPADSAMPLTVVSV; this is encoded by the coding sequence ATGGCTGACGAACCACTGATCCTCGGCATCGAGACCTCCTGCGACGAGACCGGGGTGGGCATCGTCCGCGGGCACACCCTGCTCGCCGACGCGCTGGCCTCCAGCGTCGAGGAGCACGCCCGGTTCGGCGGTGTGGTGCCCGAGGTGGCCAGCCGCGCCCACCTGGAGGCCATCGTGCCGACCATGGACCGGGCGCTGCGCGAGGCCGGGGTGACGATCGCCGACATCGACGCGATCGCCGTCACCTCCGGGCCGGGCCTGGCCGGCGCGCTGCTCGTCGGGGTCGCCGCCGCCAAGGGGTACGCGGTGGCCGCCGAGAAGCCGGTGTACGGGGTGAACCACCTCGCCGCGCACGTGGCCGTGGACACCCTGGAGCACGGCCCCCTGCCCGAGCCGGCCATCGCCCTGCTGGTCTCCGGCGGGCACTCCTCGTTGCTGCGCGTCGACGACCTGGCCCGGGAGGTCACCCCGCTCGGCGCGACCATCGACGACGCGGCCGGCGAGGCGTTCGACAAGGTGGCCCGGCTGCTCGGGCTGCCGTTCCCGGGCGGCCCGTTCATCGACCGGGAGGCGCGGGCCGGCGATCCGGCGGCGATCGCCTTCCCGCGCGGGCTGACCGCGCCCAAGGACCTGGCGGGGCACCGCTTCGACTTCTCCTTCTCGGGTCTCAAGACGGCGGTGGCCCGCTGGGTGGAGGCGCGGCAGCGGGCGGGCGAGCCGGTGCCGGTGGCCGACGTGGCCGCGTCCTTCCAGGAGGCGGTCTGCGACGTGCTGGTCGGCAAGGCGCTGGACGCCTGCCGCACCAGCGGCATCGACACGCTGGTGATCGGCGGCGGGGTGGCGGCCAACTCGCGGCTGCGGGCGATGGCGGAGCACCGGGCCGCGAAGCACGGCGTCCGGGTGCGTACGCCCCGGCCGAAGCTCTGCACCGACAACGGCGCGATGGTGGCCGCGCTCGGCTCGCACCTGGTCGCCGCGGGCGTCGCCCCGAGCCGGCTGGACCTGCCGGCCGACTCCGCCATGCCGCTGACCGTGGTCAGCGTCTGA
- the ung gene encoding uracil-DNA glycosylase, whose product MPDDAPTLDLLALLPDTWRAALTPHLDPARTAALAEFVAGEYATGTVFPPVEDLFSAYRLCGPADTRVLILGQDPYHRAGQAHGLSFSVRDGVTVPPSLRNVFKELGEDLGVPKPAGGNLSGWAAQGVLLLNAVLTVRQATPGSHANRGWEEFTDATIRALDALDRRVVFLLWGGYARKKAALVTNPNHVVLEAGHPSPMNPRGFLGSRPFSAANKALADAGLPTIDWERTAG is encoded by the coding sequence ATGCCCGACGACGCTCCCACCCTCGACCTGCTGGCGCTCCTGCCGGACACCTGGCGGGCGGCGCTCACCCCGCACCTCGACCCGGCCCGCACCGCGGCGCTGGCCGAGTTCGTCGCCGGGGAGTACGCCACCGGCACGGTCTTCCCGCCGGTCGAGGACCTGTTCTCGGCCTACCGCCTGTGCGGGCCGGCGGACACCCGGGTGCTGATCCTGGGGCAGGACCCCTACCACCGGGCCGGGCAGGCGCACGGGCTGAGCTTCAGCGTGCGCGACGGGGTGACGGTGCCGCCGTCGCTGCGCAACGTCTTCAAGGAGCTGGGCGAGGACCTGGGCGTGCCGAAGCCGGCCGGCGGCAACCTGAGCGGCTGGGCGGCGCAGGGCGTGCTGCTGCTCAACGCGGTGCTGACGGTCCGGCAGGCCACCCCGGGCTCGCACGCCAACCGGGGCTGGGAGGAGTTCACCGACGCCACCATCCGGGCGCTCGACGCGCTCGACCGGCGGGTGGTCTTCCTGCTCTGGGGTGGCTACGCCCGCAAGAAGGCCGCCCTGGTCACCAACCCGAACCACGTGGTGCTGGAGGCGGGCCACCCGAGCCCCATGAACCCGCGCGGCTTCCTGGGCAGCCGCCCGTTCAGCGCGGCCAACAAGGCACTCGCCGACGCCGGCCTGCCCACGATCGACTGGGAGCGCACCGCCGGCTGA
- the tsaB gene encoding tRNA (adenosine(37)-N6)-threonylcarbamoyltransferase complex dimerization subunit type 1 TsaB, whose protein sequence is MLVLVVDSSTPAVTAALVEVSADGVAARAQRCTVDARAHGELLAPQVDAVLADVGARPADLAAIVAGLGPGPFTGLRVGLVTAATMGQVLGIPTYGVCSLDGIGHPAAAGEPVLAASDARRREVYWAVYDGAGQRIAGPNVDTPAVAAERARGLAVTVAVGDGAHRYADVLGLPVREEPRYPDALALARLAAERIRAGAPGEPLTPLYLRRPDAVAATGHKPVLQ, encoded by the coding sequence GTGCTCGTACTCGTGGTGGACTCCTCGACGCCCGCGGTGACCGCGGCGCTGGTCGAGGTCTCGGCGGACGGCGTCGCGGCCCGCGCGCAGCGCTGCACGGTCGACGCCCGGGCGCACGGCGAGCTGCTCGCCCCGCAGGTCGACGCGGTGCTGGCCGACGTCGGCGCCCGGCCCGCCGACCTGGCCGCGATCGTCGCCGGGCTCGGTCCCGGGCCGTTCACCGGCCTCCGGGTGGGCCTGGTCACCGCCGCCACGATGGGTCAGGTGCTCGGCATCCCCACGTACGGGGTGTGCTCGCTCGACGGGATCGGCCACCCGGCGGCGGCCGGCGAGCCGGTCCTGGCCGCCAGCGACGCCCGCCGCCGGGAGGTCTACTGGGCCGTGTACGACGGCGCCGGCCAGCGCATCGCCGGCCCGAACGTGGACACCCCGGCGGTCGCCGCGGAGCGGGCCCGGGGTCTGGCCGTCACGGTGGCCGTCGGCGACGGCGCGCACCGGTACGCCGACGTCCTCGGCCTGCCGGTCCGGGAGGAGCCGCGCTACCCGGACGCCCTGGCGCTGGCCCGCCTGGCCGCCGAGCGGATCCGCGCGGGCGCCCCCGGCGAGCCGCTCACCCCGCTCTACCTGCGCCGCCCGGACGCGGTGGCGGCCACCGGCCACAAGCCGGTCCTGCAATGA
- a CDS encoding ABC transporter ATP-binding protein — MRFSPAGDPGTPDARSATRYLVWLAGRRPLLFGGAIALGVTWMVAQALMPAAIGRAVDAGLAHRDPDALVRWGLVLLGLGVVQAVTGILRHRCAVHNWLGAAYRTVQVTVDATNRLGAALPRRVAAGEVVSIGTADIEHIGSAIDITARGTGAVVAIATVAVILLTASLPLGLVVVLGVPLLMALVALLIRPLHRQQAAYRESTGELTARAGDIVSGLRVLRGVGGEPVLGARYREQSQALRANGLRVARVESLIQAAQILLPGVFVVLVTWLGARFALRGEISAGQLVSFYGYTAFLVSPLRNLTEAADKLTRGHVAARRVVRLLRLAPEFTDPARPVAVPEGPGELVDVRSGLVLRPGRLTALAATAPEDAAEIADRLGRYADGDVTLHGVPLRDVALATVRERILVADNDAQLFSGTLRTELDPHDRGDRRAVEAALVAASATDIVEALPGGLDGPVAERGREFSGGQRQRLRLARALVADPEALILVEPTSAVDAHTEARIADRLAAARRGRTTLVCTTSPLVLGRAEHVVFVEDGKVVAEGRHDELLAAEPRYRATVSREEDR, encoded by the coding sequence ATGCGTTTCTCACCCGCCGGCGATCCCGGCACCCCCGACGCCCGGTCCGCCACCCGTTACCTGGTCTGGCTCGCCGGTCGGCGTCCGCTGCTCTTCGGCGGCGCCATCGCCCTCGGTGTCACCTGGATGGTGGCGCAGGCGCTGATGCCGGCCGCCATCGGCCGGGCCGTCGACGCCGGCCTGGCCCACCGCGACCCGGACGCCCTGGTCCGCTGGGGCCTCGTCCTGCTCGGGCTGGGCGTCGTCCAGGCCGTGACCGGCATCCTGCGGCACCGCTGCGCGGTGCACAACTGGCTCGGCGCCGCGTACCGGACCGTGCAGGTCACCGTGGACGCCACCAACCGGCTCGGCGCCGCGCTGCCCCGGCGGGTCGCCGCGGGCGAGGTGGTGAGCATCGGTACGGCCGACATCGAGCACATCGGCAGCGCGATCGACATCACGGCCCGGGGCACCGGCGCGGTGGTCGCCATCGCCACGGTGGCGGTGATCCTGCTCACCGCGTCCCTGCCGCTCGGCCTCGTGGTGGTGCTCGGGGTGCCGCTGCTCATGGCGCTGGTGGCGCTGCTCATCCGGCCGCTGCACCGGCAGCAGGCGGCGTACCGGGAGTCGACCGGCGAGCTGACCGCCCGGGCCGGCGACATCGTCTCGGGGCTTCGGGTGCTGCGCGGGGTGGGCGGTGAGCCGGTGCTGGGCGCCCGCTACCGGGAGCAGTCCCAGGCGCTGCGGGCGAACGGCCTGCGGGTGGCCCGGGTCGAGTCGCTCATCCAGGCCGCGCAGATCCTGCTGCCCGGCGTCTTCGTGGTGCTGGTGACCTGGCTCGGGGCCCGGTTCGCGCTGCGCGGCGAGATCAGCGCGGGTCAGCTCGTCTCGTTCTACGGCTACACGGCGTTCCTGGTCAGCCCGCTGCGCAACCTCACCGAGGCGGCCGACAAGCTGACCCGGGGGCACGTCGCGGCCCGCCGCGTGGTGCGGCTGCTCCGCCTGGCCCCGGAGTTCACCGACCCGGCCCGCCCGGTGGCGGTGCCCGAGGGGCCGGGCGAGCTGGTGGACGTGCGCTCGGGGCTGGTGCTGCGGCCGGGCCGGCTCACCGCGCTGGCCGCCACCGCCCCGGAGGACGCCGCCGAGATCGCCGACCGCCTCGGCCGGTACGCCGACGGGGACGTGACGCTGCACGGCGTACCGCTGCGGGACGTGGCGCTGGCGACGGTGCGCGAGCGGATCCTGGTGGCCGACAACGACGCGCAGCTGTTCAGCGGCACCCTCCGCACGGAGCTGGACCCGCACGACCGGGGTGACCGCCGGGCGGTCGAGGCGGCGCTGGTGGCGGCGAGCGCCACGGACATCGTCGAGGCGCTGCCCGGCGGCCTGGACGGCCCGGTCGCCGAGCGCGGCCGGGAGTTCTCCGGCGGTCAGCGGCAGCGGCTGCGGCTGGCCCGGGCGCTGGTCGCCGACCCGGAGGCGCTGATCCTGGTCGAGCCGACCAGCGCGGTGGACGCGCACACCGAGGCGCGCATCGCCGACCGGCTGGCCGCCGCGCGGCGCGGCCGGACGACGCTGGTGTGCACCACCAGCCCGCTGGTGCTCGGCCGCGCCGAGCACGTGGTCTTCGTGGAGGACGGCAAGGTCGTCGCCGAGGGCCGCCACGACGAGTTGCTGGCCGCCGAGCCCCGGTACCGGGCCACGGTGAGCCGGGAGGAGGACCGGTGA
- a CDS encoding ABC transporter ATP-binding protein, which translates to MSNALPVADARQVRRYARELFRRHPRGLAAALGLHALAAAAGLVAPRLLGDLVEGISRGVGAVTVDRIALAIAGFVVAQSVLVRFAHLASARLGERVLAELREEFVDRVLALPLSTVERAGTGDLLTRTSRDVAALSRTVRFAAPETLIAAVTVLLILGAVALTGPLLVVPCLLAVPLLVAGTRWYLRRAPAGYLRENAAYSDITDGISETVEGARTTEALRQQARRRARTDADIRRSYAAEYYTLNLRTVFFPVAEIGYLLPVAGTLLLGGWFYLEGWVSLGQVTAATLYAQQLVDPVDRLLSWLDEFQVGGASLARLLGVAEPAGTADRPTGAADASPDRPVTDGGRLAAHDVRYAYRAGHDVLHGVTLVPRPGEKLAMVGPSGAGKSTLGRLLAGVHPPRAGTVTVDGRPLSGLPLAELRTHVALVSQEHHVFIGTLADNVSMVRPAAGPAEVRAALAAVDALDWAQALPDGLDTRVGAGGHPLSPAQAQQLALARLVLADPHTLVLDEATSLIDPRAARALERSLAAVLQGRTVIAIAHRLFSAHDADRVAVVEDGRITELGPHDELVAADGSYAALWRSWHG; encoded by the coding sequence GTGAGCAACGCCCTGCCCGTCGCCGACGCGCGGCAGGTCCGCCGGTACGCGCGGGAGCTGTTCCGCCGGCACCCGCGCGGCCTGGCCGCCGCGCTCGGCCTGCACGCGCTCGCCGCGGCCGCCGGCCTGGTCGCGCCCCGGCTCCTCGGCGACCTCGTGGAGGGGATCTCGCGCGGCGTCGGCGCCGTGACGGTCGACCGGATCGCCCTGGCCATCGCGGGCTTCGTGGTCGCCCAGTCGGTGCTGGTCCGCTTCGCCCACCTGGCGTCGGCCCGGCTCGGCGAGCGGGTCCTCGCCGAGCTGCGCGAGGAGTTCGTCGACCGGGTGCTGGCCCTGCCGCTGTCCACGGTGGAGCGGGCCGGCACCGGCGACCTGCTCACCCGCACGTCCCGGGACGTCGCCGCGCTGTCCCGGACGGTCCGGTTCGCCGCACCGGAGACGCTGATCGCGGCGGTCACCGTGCTGCTGATCCTCGGCGCCGTGGCGCTGACCGGGCCGCTGCTGGTGGTGCCCTGCCTGCTCGCGGTTCCGCTGCTGGTCGCCGGCACGCGCTGGTACCTGCGCCGGGCGCCGGCCGGCTACCTGCGGGAGAACGCCGCGTACTCCGACATCACCGACGGGATCAGCGAGACGGTCGAGGGGGCCCGGACCACGGAGGCGCTGCGCCAGCAGGCCCGCCGCCGGGCCCGCACCGACGCCGACATCCGCCGGTCGTACGCGGCCGAGTACTACACGCTGAACCTGCGGACGGTCTTCTTCCCGGTCGCCGAGATCGGCTACCTGCTGCCGGTGGCCGGCACGCTGCTGCTCGGCGGCTGGTTCTACCTGGAGGGCTGGGTCAGCCTCGGGCAGGTCACCGCGGCCACCCTCTACGCCCAGCAACTGGTGGACCCGGTCGACCGGCTGCTCTCCTGGCTGGACGAGTTCCAGGTCGGCGGTGCCTCGCTGGCCCGGCTGCTCGGCGTGGCCGAGCCGGCGGGAACGGCCGACCGGCCGACCGGTGCCGCCGACGCGTCGCCCGACCGGCCGGTCACCGACGGCGGGCGGCTCGCGGCCCACGACGTCCGGTACGCGTACCGCGCCGGACACGACGTGCTGCACGGGGTGACCCTGGTGCCGCGGCCGGGGGAGAAGCTGGCCATGGTCGGCCCGTCCGGCGCGGGGAAGTCCACCCTGGGCCGGCTGCTGGCCGGGGTGCACCCGCCGCGCGCCGGCACGGTGACCGTGGACGGCCGGCCGCTCTCCGGGCTGCCCCTGGCCGAGCTGCGCACGCATGTGGCGCTGGTCAGCCAGGAGCACCACGTCTTCATCGGCACCCTCGCCGACAACGTGTCGATGGTCCGCCCGGCCGCCGGGCCCGCCGAGGTGCGCGCGGCGCTCGCCGCGGTCGACGCGCTCGACTGGGCGCAGGCGCTGCCGGACGGGCTGGACACCCGGGTCGGGGCCGGCGGGCACCCCCTCTCGCCGGCCCAGGCGCAGCAGCTCGCGCTGGCCCGGTTGGTGCTCGCCGACCCGCACACCCTGGTGCTGGACGAGGCCACCTCGCTGATCGACCCGCGGGCGGCCCGGGCGCTGGAACGCTCGCTGGCCGCGGTGCTCCAGGGCCGGACCGTCATCGCCATCGCGCACCGCCTCTTCTCCGCGCACGACGCGGACCGGGTGGCGGTGGTCGAGGACGGCCGGATCACCGAGCTGGGCCCGCACGACGAACTGGTCGCCGCCGACGGCTCGTATGCCGCCCTCTGGCGGTCCTGGCACGGCTGA
- the tsaE gene encoding tRNA (adenosine(37)-N6)-threonylcarbamoyltransferase complex ATPase subunit type 1 TsaE, with protein MKVELETIDDTHEFGRRLAGVLRAGDLLLLSGPLGAGKTALTQGIGAGLGVRGDITSPTFVIARVHRPDPARGGRVTLVHADAYRLGESADPRAEIDDLDLDASVDEAVTVVEWGEGMVEQLVDAHLRVRIDRRDDDTRVLTLEPVGGDWARRLAALD; from the coding sequence GTGAAGGTCGAGCTCGAGACGATCGACGACACACACGAGTTCGGCCGCCGGCTGGCCGGGGTGCTGCGTGCCGGTGACCTGCTGCTGCTCAGCGGCCCGCTGGGCGCCGGCAAGACGGCGCTGACCCAGGGCATCGGCGCCGGCCTCGGGGTGCGGGGCGACATCACCTCGCCGACGTTCGTGATCGCCCGGGTGCACCGGCCGGATCCGGCCCGGGGCGGCCGGGTGACCCTGGTGCACGCCGACGCGTACCGGCTGGGGGAGTCGGCCGACCCGCGCGCCGAGATCGACGATCTGGACCTGGACGCCTCGGTGGACGAGGCGGTCACCGTGGTCGAGTGGGGCGAGGGGATGGTCGAGCAGCTGGTCGACGCCCATCTGCGGGTGCGCATCGACCGGCGGGACGACGACACCCGGGTGCTCACCCTGGAGCCGGTCGGCGGCGACTGGGCACGGCGGCTGGCCGCCCTCGACTGA